The Juglans microcarpa x Juglans regia isolate MS1-56 chromosome 8S, Jm3101_v1.0, whole genome shotgun sequence genome has a window encoding:
- the LOC121244268 gene encoding UPF0481 protein At3g47200-like — MDESKNNNIRGDQPNTSTENECHDCPEWAKKLEETLRGLEPLSAPKCRIYKVPDPLRKLNKEAYIPQVISVGPFHHEAIPFDRGTFMKIILVDASFIIEFFLRKWSGNWTDDDFMVLKPWLTSRMQLDLILLENQLPFFIIKKLYMLALGSHSIYPPFLELTFNYFELHNLQEKRPDDRDLEIMHFVDLLRYFYLPPPQSLPERSTEVAKEMYCASQLAEAGLKFQLSSSKCSLDLKYNKGVLEIPSFTLDNATEIYARNLMALEQCHYPDDAYVTDYIFMLDFLIDTGRDVDLLVREGILVNGLGDNNAAFVNNLCTNISYSAMNLDYFSLCEDLKTFYKDPLHIMKATLKHDYFRTPWMGASTIAAVILLVLTLVQTACTVMPLL; from the exons ATGGAcgaatcaaaaaataataacattcgAGGAGATCAACCAAATACTTCAACAGAAAATGAATGTCATGATTGTCCAGAATGGGCAAAAAAACTGGAAGAAACCTTACGTGGACTAGAGCCTCTCTCAGCACCAAAATGTCGTATTTACAAGGTTCCAGATCCCCTTCGCAAATTGAACAAAGAAGCTTACATCCCTCAGGTTATTTCAGTAGGGCCTTTCCACCATG AGGCTATTCCGTTTGATCGTGGtacttttatgaaaattatccTGGTGGATGCGAGCTTCATCATTGagtttttcttgagaaaatggTCAGGAAACTGGACAGATGACGACTTTATGGTGCTAAAACCATGGCTAACTTCTAGGATGCAATTAGACTTGATATTACTTGAGAATCAACTTCCTTTCTTTATAATCAAGAAATTGTATATGCTTGCACTCGGGTCTCATTCAATATACCCACCCTTCCTTGAGCTTACCTTTAACTACTTTGAACTCCACAATCTTCAAGAAAAACGTCCTGATGATCGAGATTTAGAAATAATGCACTTCGTTGATTTGCTTAGATACTTTTACCTGCCTCCTCCCCAAAGTCTTCCAGAAAGAAGTACTGAAGTAGCTAAGGAAATGTACTGTGCCTCCCAGCTGGCTGAGGCAGGATTGAAGTTTCAGCTAAGTTCAAGCAAATGCTCCCTTgacctaaaatataataaggGAGTGCTGGAAATCCCAAGTTTTACATTAGACAATGCCACGGAGATTTATGCTCGGAACCTCATGGCCTTGGAGCAATGTCACTATCCAGATGACGCATATGTTACTGATTATATTTTCATGTTAGATTTCCTTATCGATACAGGGAGAGATGTGGATTTACTTGTTCGAGAGGGGATCCTTGTGAATGGATTGGGTGACAACAATGCAGCTTTTGTCAACAATCTGTGCACCAATATCTCATACTCGGCCATGAATCTTGATTATTTTAGTCTTTGTGAGGATTTGAAGACTTTCTACAAGGACCCTTTACATATCATGAAGGCTAccttaaaacatgattattttcGCACGCCTTGGATGGGCGCTTCTACTATTGCTGCTGTTATCTTGTTGGTCCTCACTCTCGTACAAACAGCATGCACTGTCATGCCCCTGTTGTAG